Proteins encoded together in one Peribacillus asahii window:
- a CDS encoding phosphotransferase codes for MEKPWLADYPMSLEKAKRLINQQFPEVHIRDIRLLGEGFDNTVVQVNEYVFRFPRRELAMQLIEVENQLLPLIVGRVPLEIPEPLFFGKPSENFPYSFTGYKMIGGRTPYRESLEDKIASAQKLACFLKVLHDVPVTQAAKCGVTFDQRRRLDLPFQKGKLLENAKLVKRLGYAEQANLVFNYAASVQGMKQTRHISFVHGDIHIRNVLLDHSGVLTGIIDWGDVHLGHPAVDLSFIYSYFPKQAREAFFDIYGEIDDETEKLARFRAIFMLVTLFIYAIDRHDKPLIELITEGLRLAIED; via the coding sequence ATGGAAAAGCCGTGGTTGGCGGATTATCCAATGTCATTAGAGAAAGCGAAACGATTAATTAATCAGCAATTTCCTGAAGTACATATTCGTGATATCCGGCTTTTAGGAGAAGGGTTTGACAATACAGTTGTTCAAGTGAATGAGTATGTATTTCGCTTTCCGCGTCGTGAGTTAGCGATGCAATTAATTGAAGTTGAAAATCAACTGTTGCCATTGATTGTTGGGCGAGTACCTTTAGAGATTCCAGAGCCGCTTTTTTTTGGAAAACCGAGTGAGAACTTTCCTTATTCTTTTACAGGATACAAAATGATAGGCGGAAGGACACCATACCGAGAGTCTTTGGAGGATAAGATTGCCTCTGCACAGAAATTGGCTTGTTTTCTTAAAGTATTACACGATGTGCCAGTCACTCAAGCAGCGAAATGCGGCGTAACCTTTGATCAGAGAAGAAGATTAGATCTTCCATTCCAAAAGGGTAAGTTGTTGGAAAATGCTAAGCTTGTTAAGCGTTTAGGATATGCAGAGCAAGCTAATCTAGTATTCAATTATGCGGCTTCTGTACAAGGTATGAAGCAGACCAGACATATATCGTTTGTTCATGGGGATATTCATATTCGGAATGTTTTACTAGATCATAGCGGTGTTCTAACAGGCATTATTGATTGGGGAGATGTTCATCTCGGTCATCCAGCGGTCGACCTTTCTTTTATATACAGCTATTTCCCTAAGCAAGCACGCGAAGCCTTTTTTGATATATATGGTGAGATTGACGATGAAACGGAGAAACTAGCAAGATTTCGAGCTATATTTATGCTTGTTACTTTATTTATATATGCAATTGATCGTCATGATAAGCCGTTGATAGAGTTAATTACAGAGGGGCTGCGGCTTGCTATTGAAGACTAA
- a CDS encoding DEAD/DEAH box helicase codes for MKSFNELGMSSAVEYILQKQGIEQPTPIQERAIPEVMAGRDVIAKAQTGTGKTLAFLLPIIEQLDVQAENIQALIVTPTRELALQITAEVQKFAADIEHLTALAVYGGQDVEQQLKKLQRTISIVVATPGRLLDHVRRRTIDLSQVKTLVLDEADQMLHIGFLPEVEDIIENLPAERQTLLFSATMPEQVQYLAKRFMKSPLTVAVQTEQVTVKQIRQLVIETTDRAKQATLIKVMREEQPFLAMIFCRTKRRVSKLNEALKEAGFLSDELHGDISQAKRERVMKSFREAKLQYLVATDVAARGLDVEGVTHVFNYDIPEDAESYIHRIGRTGRAGEHGLAITFIATKDVKQLEEIESAISMKIDRRRIEGVTMFQPTEVEEKRSRRSGRSSESRGHSRQEDRERTRRSSRREGARDERGRDPRRVDTGGNRGEDSRSGRGRDSRRMDTTGERSRTARSGGSRRSDSGRRSTGQLGSRSDSSSRTSRGRNDRRR; via the coding sequence ATGAAATCATTTAACGAACTTGGCATGAGTTCAGCAGTTGAATACATATTACAAAAACAAGGAATTGAACAGCCGACACCGATTCAGGAACGAGCAATTCCAGAAGTGATGGCAGGAAGAGACGTCATTGCAAAGGCTCAAACTGGAACAGGTAAGACGTTGGCTTTTTTACTTCCGATTATCGAACAGTTAGATGTGCAGGCAGAGAATATTCAAGCATTGATTGTTACTCCAACAAGAGAGCTTGCATTGCAAATTACAGCAGAAGTTCAGAAATTTGCTGCGGATATTGAGCATCTTACGGCGTTAGCGGTGTATGGAGGACAAGATGTCGAGCAGCAATTGAAAAAGCTACAGCGAACGATTTCCATTGTGGTTGCAACACCAGGACGACTGTTAGATCATGTGCGAAGAAGAACGATTGATTTATCGCAAGTCAAAACACTTGTATTGGATGAGGCTGATCAAATGCTTCATATTGGCTTCTTACCAGAAGTCGAGGATATTATCGAAAATCTTCCAGCAGAGCGGCAGACGCTTCTTTTTTCAGCAACGATGCCAGAGCAGGTGCAATATTTAGCGAAACGATTCATGAAATCACCTCTTACTGTTGCTGTTCAAACAGAGCAAGTGACGGTTAAACAAATTCGTCAGCTTGTAATTGAGACGACAGACCGAGCTAAGCAAGCTACTTTAATAAAAGTAATGCGAGAAGAGCAGCCTTTTTTAGCTATGATTTTTTGCCGAACAAAGCGCCGCGTATCGAAGCTGAATGAGGCTTTAAAAGAAGCAGGTTTTCTTTCAGATGAACTTCATGGTGATATTTCACAAGCTAAACGTGAGCGTGTGATGAAAAGCTTCCGTGAAGCGAAATTGCAATATTTGGTGGCGACAGATGTAGCAGCACGAGGGCTGGATGTAGAAGGTGTCACACATGTATTTAATTATGATATTCCAGAGGATGCAGAGAGTTATATTCATCGAATTGGACGAACAGGACGAGCTGGGGAACACGGCTTAGCCATCACATTTATTGCAACAAAGGACGTGAAGCAATTAGAGGAAATTGAATCTGCCATTTCTATGAAAATTGACCGGAGGAGAATAGAAGGAGTGACGATGTTCCAACCAACTGAAGTCGAGGAAAAAAGGAGTCGAAGAAGTGGGCGCTCTTCAGAAAGCCGCGGTCATTCTAGACAAGAGGACAGAGAACGAACTCGACGCAGTTCAAGAAGGGAAGGAGCACGAGATGAACGAGGGCGTGATCCGCGAAGAGTCGATACAGGGGGAAATCGTGGGGAAGACTCAAGAAGTGGAAGAGGACGCGACTCGAGGCGAATGGATACAACGGGTGAAAGAAGTCGTACGGCTAGAAGCGGCGGCTCAAGAAGAAGTGACAGCGGCCGTCGTTCGACGGGGCAGTTAGGCTCTCGCAGTGATTCCTCTTCTCGTACATCCAGAGGAAGAAACGATCGTAGAAGGTAA
- a CDS encoding NCS2 family permease yields MFKLQERNTNVKTEVLAGITTFLTLAYIIIVNPMILADAGVPFNQAFTATIIATLVGTLCMAFLANYPIVIAPAMGLNAYFAYSVLGTHHISYIIAFSAVFVTGIIFLLISLTSFRTRLIEAIPNNLKHAISAGIGLFITFIGLRLSGIVTNHDSNLVTIGNFRDPGVALTLIGLVIALVLMTLNVQGALFIGMIITAIIAFFTGQLKFTNGFMSLPSLPEGVLVYNPIQSISDVIEFGLYGVIFSFLLVMLFDTTGALLGIIGQAGLLKKGKLEKPGSAFFADSIGATVGSMFGTSPTAASVESSAGVGAGGKTGLTALVVAILFAVAAFFSPLVGAVSNVAAITSPSLIIVGSLMIRSISEIDWKEFDEAFPAFLIIVAMPLTSSIANGIALGFIAYPIMKIAKGQARNVHPLLYLFAVLFLYHLIFLA; encoded by the coding sequence ATGTTTAAACTTCAAGAACGCAACACAAATGTCAAAACGGAAGTGCTTGCTGGAATTACAACCTTCCTTACGTTGGCATACATTATTATCGTCAATCCGATGATTCTCGCAGATGCTGGTGTTCCTTTTAATCAAGCCTTTACCGCAACTATTATTGCAACTTTGGTTGGAACCTTATGCATGGCTTTCTTAGCTAATTATCCAATCGTTATTGCCCCGGCCATGGGATTAAACGCTTACTTTGCTTATTCTGTGCTTGGGACACATCATATTTCTTACATCATTGCCTTTTCAGCTGTTTTTGTGACAGGAATTATCTTCTTACTAATTTCTCTGACCTCTTTCCGTACTAGATTAATTGAAGCGATTCCCAATAATTTAAAACATGCTATTAGTGCCGGTATTGGCTTATTCATTACGTTCATTGGCTTACGATTATCTGGTATCGTAACAAATCACGACTCTAACTTAGTAACAATCGGAAACTTTCGTGATCCTGGTGTTGCCCTAACGTTAATTGGACTTGTTATTGCCCTTGTTTTAATGACACTCAATGTACAAGGTGCTCTTTTTATCGGGATGATTATTACCGCTATTATTGCCTTTTTCACAGGTCAACTAAAGTTTACAAATGGTTTTATGTCTTTACCTAGCTTGCCTGAGGGCGTACTCGTTTACAATCCGATTCAATCCATTAGTGATGTGATTGAGTTTGGCTTATACGGAGTTATTTTCTCCTTTTTACTTGTCATGTTATTTGATACAACAGGCGCTCTACTCGGCATTATCGGTCAAGCAGGGCTACTGAAAAAAGGAAAGCTAGAAAAACCAGGCAGTGCCTTCTTTGCTGACTCAATCGGTGCAACCGTTGGCTCAATGTTTGGTACGAGCCCAACCGCTGCTTCTGTTGAATCTTCGGCTGGCGTTGGAGCTGGTGGTAAAACAGGGTTAACTGCATTAGTGGTAGCTATATTATTTGCCGTTGCCGCCTTTTTCAGTCCGCTCGTTGGCGCCGTTTCCAATGTTGCTGCTATTACATCGCCAAGCTTAATTATTGTCGGTAGCTTAATGATTCGAAGCATTTCAGAAATCGATTGGAAAGAGTTTGATGAAGCATTCCCTGCCTTCTTAATTATCGTAGCTATGCCGCTTACTTCTAGCATTGCAAACGGGATTGCACTTGGCTTTATCGCTTATCCGATTATGAAAATCGCAAAGGGACAAGCTCGTAATGTCCATCCGCTCCTTTATCTTTTCGCAGTGTTATTTTTATATCACCTTATTTTCCTAGCATAA
- a CDS encoding ParM/StbA family protein, protein MSTRVAAIDVGNDAVKALFGKLDSELYIPNVIARDIEDRPIIGIEDLNENNPLDGLHIRLHSPALQANNVIYRVGYLATKSDNPTELDIGSSKSEEDQTLVMLFAALALDAVQQASTGVFKVNKSVVEANYTLGTGLPLREVKEGKDVGYRSKLLGSVHQVEFLVTPKYQGMKVNLKFDEVKVYPEGFAAYINLVMDNELKVINRDLIDKQILIQDIGGLSTDIAVIKNRKVDDDKARGFNLGVAEALEAIREEIRKKHGVELDSRRDVVEIITKKNDRNHIMVRGSRTSVHDIVDRILGELAKKQYRHLRNVWQKNSQTEICYFVGGGSLVLKEYLKTLNNSFDGYNIDFFEDEKESVWMMANAYYKLIADFHRREEANKKKVVTNNK, encoded by the coding sequence ATGAGTACTAGAGTTGCCGCAATAGACGTAGGAAATGATGCCGTTAAAGCACTTTTTGGAAAGCTAGACTCTGAATTGTATATCCCAAATGTGATTGCTAGAGATATTGAAGACCGTCCGATTATTGGGATTGAAGACCTCAATGAAAACAACCCGTTAGATGGACTTCATATTAGACTCCATTCTCCAGCACTCCAAGCGAATAATGTGATTTATCGTGTTGGCTATTTAGCGACGAAAAGTGATAATCCAACTGAGCTGGATATTGGAAGTAGTAAATCTGAAGAAGATCAGACATTAGTTATGCTGTTTGCTGCTCTTGCATTAGATGCTGTTCAGCAAGCGAGTACAGGTGTATTTAAAGTAAACAAATCCGTAGTAGAAGCCAATTATACGCTAGGAACAGGCTTGCCCCTTCGTGAAGTAAAGGAAGGAAAAGACGTTGGCTATCGTTCGAAGCTGTTAGGTTCTGTTCATCAAGTTGAATTTTTAGTGACACCTAAATATCAGGGGATGAAGGTAAACCTTAAATTTGACGAGGTAAAAGTGTATCCGGAAGGCTTTGCTGCTTATATTAATCTAGTTATGGATAATGAATTAAAGGTTATTAACCGTGATTTAATTGATAAACAAATTTTGATTCAGGATATCGGAGGACTATCTACAGATATTGCTGTAATCAAAAATCGAAAAGTAGATGATGATAAAGCAAGAGGTTTTAACTTAGGAGTTGCTGAGGCATTAGAAGCTATTCGTGAAGAGATTCGTAAAAAACATGGCGTAGAATTAGATAGCCGTCGTGATGTCGTTGAAATTATTACAAAGAAAAACGATCGCAATCATATTATGGTGCGTGGTAGCCGAACAAGTGTGCATGATATTGTCGATCGTATTTTAGGAGAACTAGCTAAGAAGCAGTACCGCCATCTACGTAATGTTTGGCAGAAGAATTCACAAACGGAAATTTGCTATTTTGTCGGTGGTGGTTCCCTTGTATTAAAAGAGTATTTGAAAACGTTGAATAATAGTTTTGATGGGTATAATATTGATTTCTTTGAAGATGAAAAGGAAAGCGTTTGGATGATGGCTAACGCTTACTATAAGCTTATAGCTGATTTTCATCGTCGTGAAGAAGCTAATAAGAAAAAAGTCGTTACAAATAATAAATAG